The Zonotrichia leucophrys gambelii isolate GWCS_2022_RI unplaced genomic scaffold, RI_Zleu_2.0 Scaffold_1150_15179, whole genome shotgun sequence genome includes the window TAGTTTAATGCTTGTGaaaccatccagtcatcagtctccacactgcagccttgagctcctggttcctcaggctgtagatgagggggttcagggctggaggcaccactgagtacagaactgacagggccagatccagggatggggaggagatggaggagggcttcaggtaggcaaatgtgccagtgctgagaaacagggagaccacagccaggtgagggaggcaggtggaaaaggctttgtgccgtccctgctcagaggggatcctcagcacagccctgaagatctgcacataggagaaaacaatgaacacaaaacaagcaaaacctaAACAGGCACTAAAAGCAAGAAGCCCAACTTCCTTGAAGtaggagtgtgagcaggagagcttgaggatgtgtgggatttcacagaagaactggcccagggcattgccatggcacaggggcagggaaaatgtattggctgtgtgcagcagagcatagagaaaggcactggcccaggcagctgctgccatgtgggcacaagctctgctgcccaggagggtcccgtagtgcaggggtttgcagatggacacgtagcggtcgtagcacatcACAGTGAGaagggaaagctctgctgagatgaagaacataaagaaaaggagctgagcagcacatcctgagtaggagatgtccctggtgtcccagagggaattgtgcatggctttggggacagtggtgcagatggagcccaggtcgctgagggccaggttgagcaggaagaagaacatgggtgtgtgcaggtggtggccgcaggctacggcgctgatgatgaggccgttgcccaggagggcagccagggagatgcccagcaagaggcagaagtgcaggagctgcagctgccgcgtgtctgccagtgccagcaggaggaagtgcctgatggagctgctgttggacattccTTCACTCTGGGCATGGTGGACTGTTGAAACAAGACATTCACAAGCCGGGACAAATTTCCTTGAGTCaattcttttgtattttgttgcACATTcactaaaaattacttttctttctttggggaaatttcacttagttttgggggttttttttctaagtttGGGTTTGTGCTTCTGAGTTATTGCCTGATCTTCAGCATTACTCTCATCCTGAACACACTGGAGcccagagggaaaacagggTTCCCGGTGCCCCAGTGCAGTCAGACCTGCTGGTGTCACACAGGTGCCCTTTGATCAGTATACCTCCCTCTAGTTCAGCATGATTGCACTTCAAACATCCTTGAAAATAAAGTGGACATTTGACGGTTCCAGTTTCATTGTCAACATCtctaaatttttccttttccttctgcagctggacagggagggATACCAAGGGTCGGTCTGGCTCTCTGCATCCTGGAGTTGTGCCTActgggagctgtttctctctatcccagccctgtccctgccagtgctgcccgagcccagcccagccctgggggctcagctctgccctgcagacccctcccagcacagggcactgcccaggggcatctccctggcaccaGGGCCTTAAGGGCAggccagacaaacagagatgctgcaagccaaggtgctgctgctgctgtctgtacggagaggaggctgaggaggctctttctgagggagatctgaggcccatctgctgatgcccagggtgacagtgcaggagtgtcagtgacacagccaaagctgacagcccctttcccttcccttcaggagaaagctgagagcagccctggccatgcagcaccatctccagagcaggaggaatctgccctgatgggggtggctccttccacctccaacttctcccctgcagcgtccatggggagctgccaggcaggctgagagctgcccctggcaggtggcacatggcctgggctggccaagagccctgagggctgcaggagctgctctgcaggacatccctgggcacccctggctgcagccccagcttcaccccctgcagctgtccctggcagcaggagccgtcctgccctgtccttctgacagtgcccagggcagccccgctctgcagcacatcctcctcctcctcct containing:
- the LOC135442107 gene encoding olfactory receptor 14I1-like, which produces MSNSSSIRHFLLLALADTRQLQLLHFCLLLGISLAALLGNGLIISAVACGHHLHTPMFFFLLNLALSDLGSICTTVPKAMHNSLWDTRDISYSGCAAQLLFFMFFISAELSLLTVMCYDRYVSICKPLHYGTLLGSRACAHMAAAAWASAFLYALLHTANTFSLPLCHGNALGQFFCEIPHILKLSCSHSYFKEVGLLAFSACLGFACFVFIVFSYVQIFRAVLRIPSEQGRHKAFSTCLPHLAVVSLFLSTGTFAYLKPSSISSPSLDLALSVLYSVVPPALNPLIYSLRNQELKAAVWRLMTGWFHKH